A genomic stretch from Holophagales bacterium includes:
- a CDS encoding helix-turn-helix transcriptional regulator, with product MQRHRDLVTLGARIRALREERGWSQEAFAHHCGLDRTYYGGIERGERNVAVINLLKVARGLEVNAGSLFADADERPSSSRQ from the coding sequence ATGCAGAGGCATCGTGACCTCGTCACCCTCGGAGCGAGGATCCGGGCGTTGCGCGAGGAGCGTGGCTGGTCTCAGGAGGCCTTCGCGCATCACTGCGGTCTCGACCGGACGTACTACGGTGGGATCGAACGCGGCGAGCGGAACGTGGCCGTGATCAACCTCCTCAAGGTCGCGCGCGGACTCGAGGTCAACGCCGGTTCGCTCTTCGCGGACGCTGACGAACGACCGTCGTCCTCCCGCCAGTAG